CCAGTCGCCCTATCTGCTCCAGCACGCCGACAACCCGGTGGACTGGTGGCCATGGGGAGAGGAGGCGATGGCGGAGGCGAGACGGCGGGACGTGCCGGTGCTGCTGAGCGTCGGCTACTCCGCGTGCCACTGGTGCCACGTGATGGCGCACGAGTCCTTCGAGGACGAGGCCACCGCCGCGTACCTCAACTCGCACTTCGTGAGCGTCAAGGTCGACCGCGAGGAGCGGCCCGACGTGGACGCCGTCTACATGGAGGCCGTGCAGGCGGCGACCGGGCAGGGCGGCTGGCCCATGACCGTCTTCCTCACGCCGGACGCCGAGCCCTTCTACTTCGGCACCTACTTCCCGCCCGAGCCCCGGCACGGGATGCCGTCCTTCCGCCAGGTGCTCCAGGGTGTCCACCAGGCCTGGGCGGAGCGGCGCGACGAGGTCACCGAGGTCGCCGGGAAGATCGTGCGGGACCTCGCCGGGCGGGACATCTCCTACGGCGACGCGCAGGCGCCCGGCGAGGAGCAGCTCGGGCAGGCGCTGCTCGGGCTGACCCGGGAGTACGACGAGCAGCGCGGCGGCTTCGGCGGGGCGCCGAAGTTCCCGCCGTCCATGGCCGTCGAGTTCCTGCTGCGCCACCACGCCCGCACCGGCGCCGAGGGCGCGTTGCAGATGGCGCGGGACACCTGCGAGCGGATGGCCCGCGGCGGCATCTACGACCAGCTGGGCGGCGGCTTCGCCCGCTACTCCGTGGACCGCGAGTGGGTCGTGCCGCACTTCGAGAAGATGCTCTACGACAACGCGCTGCTGTGCCGCGTGTACGCCCACCTCTGGCGCGCCACCGGCTCGGACCTCGCCCGCCGGGTCGCCCTGGAGACCGCCGACTTCATGGTGCGGGAACTGCGCACCGCGGAGGGCGGGTTCGCCTCCGCGCTGGACGCCGACAGCGACGACGGCACGGGCCGGCACGTCGAGGGCGCGTACTACGTGTGGACGCCCGCGCAGCTCACCGAGGTGCTCGGTGCCGAGGACGCCGAACTCGCCGCCCAGTACTTCGGCGTGACCGAGGAGGGCACCTTCGAGCACGGCGCGTCCGTGCTGCAACTGCCGCAGCAGGAGGGCGTCTTCGACGCCGCGCGGATCGCCTCGGTGCGGGAGCGGCTGCTGGCCGCGCGGGACGGCCGGGCCGCCCCCGGCCGGGACGACAAGGTGGTCGCCGCCTGGAACGGCCTCGCGATCGCCGCGCTCGCCGAGACCGGCGCCTACTTCGAGCGCCCCGACCTGGTGGAGGCCGCCGTGGCCGCCGCCGACCTGCTGGTCCGGCTGCACCTCGACGAGCAGGTCAGGCTCACCCGCACCAGCAAGGACGGCCGGGCCGGTGCCAACGCCGGGGTGCTGGAGGACTACGCCGACGTGGCGGAGGGCTTCCTCGCGCTGGCCTCGGTCACCGGTGAGGGCGTCTGGCTGGACTTCGCCGGGTTCCTGCTCGACCACGTCCTCACCCGCTTCACGGACGCCACGGGCTCCCTGTACGACACCGCCTCCGACGCGGAGCACCTGATCCGCCGCCCGCAGGACCCCACCGACAACGCGACGCCGTCGGGCTGGAGCGCCGCCGCGAACGCCCTGCTCTCCTACGCCGCCCACACCGGTTCCGAGCCGCACCGCACCGCCGCCGAGCACGCCCTCGGCGTGGTGAAGGCGCTCGGCCCGCGGGTCCCGCGCTTCGTCGGCTGGGGCCTGGCCGCCGCCGAGGCGCTGCTCGACGGGCCGCGCGAGGTCGCCGTCGTCGGACCGGACGCCGCCGACACCGCCGCGCGCGGACTGCACCGGACGGCGCTGCTGGGGACGGCGCCGGGAGCGGTCGTGGCCTTCGGCGCGGAGGGGAGCGACGAGTTCCCGCTGCTGGCCGATCGGCCGCTGGTCGGCGGGGCGGCGGCCGCGTACGTCTGCCGGAACTTCACCTGTGACGCGCCGACGACCGATCCGGAGCGGCTGCGGGCCGCGCTGAACGGCTGAGGCGGCCCGTGCGGGGGTAGACGAAGAGTGGCAGGCGGACGCGTCCGGGCCCGCGGCGGGGCGGGCCGATCCGCCCGACGTCGCGTCCGCCATGAACCTTTCGGCTCCGGCCGCCGTCTTCGGCATCGGTGCGGACCGCATCGAGATCCGCCGAACCCAGCCCTCCGGAGCCGCCCGATGAGCCACGAGTCCACCGTTCCCGGCGCGTTGGGCCGTCCGGCCGTACGTCCCTCGGAGCCGCCCGCGGTGCCGCCCGAGCCGGCCGCCGTCACCATCGTCGTACCGACCTTCAACGAGTCGGGGAACATACGGCAGCTGCTGCGGCGGACGGCCGAGTCGGTGCCGGCCCGGCTGCCCTGCGAGGTCGTCTTCGTGGACGACTCCACCGACGACACCCCGGACGTGATCCGCGCGGCGGCGCCCGACTGCCCCTTCCCGGTCACCGTGCTGCACCGGGACGAGCCGGTCGGCGGGCTGGGCGGCGCCGTCGTCGAGGGCATGCGGGCGGCCGGGGCGGACTGGATCGTCGTCATGGACGGCGACTGCCAGCACCCGCCCTCGCTCGTGCCGGAACTGGTGGCCACCGGCGAGCGGACGAAGGCCGGGCTCGTCGTCGCCTCCCGCTACACGCAGGGCGGCAGCCGCGCGGGCCTGGCCGGCGGCTACCGGGTGGCGGTCTCGCGGGCGGCGACCTGGCTGACCAAGGCGCTCTTCCCGCGCCGGCTGCGCGGTATCAGCGACCCGATGAGCGGCTTCTTCGCGATCCGCCGCGCCGAGGTCACCGCCGACGCGCTCAAGCCGCTCGGCTACAAGATCCTGCTGGAACTGGCCGTCCGCGACCGCCCCGGTACGGTCGCCGAGGTGCCGTTCGTCTTCGAGGAGCGGTTCGCCGGGGAGTCCAAGTCCACCGCGCGGGAGGGGCTGCGCTTCCTGCGCCATCTGGTCGGGCTGCGCACCGCCGCGCCGCTGGCCCGCATGATCGTGTTCGGCCTGATCGGGCTGAGCGGCTTCGTGCCGAACCTGGCCGCCCTGTGGGCGCTGACGTCGGCCGGGCTGCACTACCTGCCGGCCGAGATCGTCGCCAACCAGTTCGGCGTGGCCTGGAACTTCCTGCTGCTGGAGCGGCTGCTCTTCCACGACCGGCGACGGCACCGGCACTGGGCCGACCGCACCCTGCGCTTCGCCCTGATCGCCAACGCCGACCTGGTGCTGCGCATCCCGCTGATCGCCCTGATGGTCGGCCGGTTCGGCCTCGCCGTACTGCCGGCCACCGCCCTGGCCCTGGTCGTCACCTTCGTCCTGCGTTTCGCCGGCACGGAGGCGCTCGTCTACCTCCCGCGAGGGCGCCGCGGCGACCGGCGCCCTCGTTAGGCCGTGTCCGACCCAGGCCGTAGGAGTCGGTCCGTCAAATGACCTTCTTCTCCTCGGTGACCATCACGGCCACCGACTCCCTGTCGATGAAGCGTGCTTCGTCGGGGTTGACCAGCGTCCGGTAGTTCTCGGAGGCGAAGAAGGCGTCGTGATCCTCCCAGTTCTCGAACCAGATCTCGGTCAGGCCGTCGTAGGCCCGGGGCGGATAGTTCCCGGCGGGGACCGGGTGGGACACGGTGTACTTGCGCACGTAGCGCTCCGCCTCCGGGATGGAGGTGAACAGCGGCGCGTGCCGGTTCCGGTGGTGTTCGACGAAACGCTCGTACGACATTCCCTGGACGCGGTTGATCATGAAGATGAGCTTCAGCATGGGGTTAACCTAAAAGCTCACATCAATGTGAGGGGCAAGTGCGCCATCGGCACAGGAGGAGCTCGGCATGCGGATCGGTGAACTGTCCGCCCGGACGGGAGCCAGCCGCCGGTCGCTGCGCTACTACGAGGAGCAGGGCCTGCTCGTCAGCTCCCGCTCACCCACCGGACAGCGCCACTACGAGGACGAGCACGTGCAGCGGGTGCGCCTCATACAGGCGTTCCTGGCAGCGGGCGTGCCCAGCGGCACCATCGCCGAGATGGCGCCCTGCATGTCCGAGCCGACCGAGGACAGGGCGCGGCAGGCACTGGAGATCATGGGCCGCGAGCGGGCCCGGCTGTCCGAGGCCATCGACGGCCTCGCTGCCGCCAGGGCCGCGCTGGACGACCTCATCGAGGACAACCACACCTACCTGACACGGTCTTCAGGCGGCTGACGCGGCGCTCGACGGTGTTGCGCTGTTCGCGGCGCTTACCGGCTGATCCCAGCGAAACCGCCTAGGCCCCGCCCCGCCCGGCCTCCGTGAGGGCCCGTGCCACGATCGCCTCCAGCTGGTCGTGGTGGGCGCCCTTCCAGTACGCGCGGCCGCAGTCGCCGCACCGGGCGAACACGTCGTACGACCGCTCGGTGCCGCCCTTGAGCTGGTCGGCCACCTCGGCCTTGGTGGCCGGCGCCAAGGGGCCGTTGCACGCGGTGCACCGGGTCCACGGGCGCAGCTCGGGCCGGAACCGGGCCAGGACCTCACGGAGCTGTTCCTCGGGGCGGGTGCTGTAGACGTAGGCGCCGGCCCACAGCTCGCGGCGGCGCAGCAGGCCCCGGTCGCGGCTGAGCATGACCCGCCGCTCGGCGGCCGAAAGCGAGGCGAGGGCCGGGTCGCCGAGGTCCGCCGACTGGTACGCCGTGTCCACGCCGAGCAGCCGCAGCCGGCGGGCGAGCGTGCCGAGGTGGACGTCGAGCAGGAAGCGCAGGGGAGCGCCGGGTACCTCCTGGGGGTGCGCGACGGCCCGTACGCGCACCGACTCGCCGCCCGCCGGGACGTGTCCGGGCGGGACCTCGCGGCCGTCGACGAGGAGGGCGCCGACCTCGGTCAGGGGGACGCCGAGGGACTCGACGACGTGCCCGAGGGTGGAGACCCCGTCGGCGGTGGCGCGGGCGACCCCGGTGGGGCGGGCGCGCGGTACGAACAGGTGCAGTTCGGGAGGGAACTCGACGTGGATCTCGGAACCGTTCACCCGGTGACCTTCCTCGTGCCGCCGGCCGCCTAGTAGGCGACCAGCGAGATCCCCACGTAGTGGGCGATGAACGCGGCCAGGGTGAAGGAGTGGAAGACCTCGTGGAAGCCGAACCAGCGGGGGGACGGGTTGGGGCGTTTGAGGCCGTAGATCACGCCGCCGGCGCTGTAGAGCAGGCCGCCCGTGATCACCAGGACGAGGACGGCGATGCCGCCGGCCCGCATGAACTCGGGCAGGTAGAAGACGGCCGCCCAGCCCATGGCGAGGTAGCAGGGGGTGTAGAGCCAGCGCGGGGCGCCGACCCAGAAGACGCGGAAGAGGATGCCCGCGGCCGCGGCGGCCCAGATGCCCCAGAGCAGCCACTCGCCCTTGGTGCCGGGCAGCAGCAGCATCGTGAGCGGGGTGTACGTGCCCGCGATGATCAGGAAGATGTTGGCGTGGTCCAGGCGGCGCAGTACGCCGTCCATGCGCGGGCTCCAGTCGCCCCGGTGGTAGAGCGCGCTGACGCCGAAGAGCAGACAGGCCGTCAGGACGTAGATCCCGCAGGCGACGCGGGCCTGGGTCGTCTCGGCGAGGGCGGTGAGCACGATGCCCGCGATCAGCACGGCCGGGAACATGGCCAGGTGCAGCCAGCCGCGCAGCTTCGGCTTGACCGGATGTGGCAGGGAGATCGCCACAGGGCCGCGGCCGTC
The Streptomyces sp. NBC_01723 genome window above contains:
- a CDS encoding MerR family transcriptional regulator; translation: MRIGELSARTGASRRSLRYYEEQGLLVSSRSPTGQRHYEDEHVQRVRLIQAFLAAGVPSGTIAEMAPCMSEPTEDRARQALEIMGRERARLSEAIDGLAAARAALDDLIEDNHTYLTRSSGG
- a CDS encoding thioredoxin domain-containing protein; this encodes MNRLADSQSPYLLQHADNPVDWWPWGEEAMAEARRRDVPVLLSVGYSACHWCHVMAHESFEDEATAAYLNSHFVSVKVDREERPDVDAVYMEAVQAATGQGGWPMTVFLTPDAEPFYFGTYFPPEPRHGMPSFRQVLQGVHQAWAERRDEVTEVAGKIVRDLAGRDISYGDAQAPGEEQLGQALLGLTREYDEQRGGFGGAPKFPPSMAVEFLLRHHARTGAEGALQMARDTCERMARGGIYDQLGGGFARYSVDREWVVPHFEKMLYDNALLCRVYAHLWRATGSDLARRVALETADFMVRELRTAEGGFASALDADSDDGTGRHVEGAYYVWTPAQLTEVLGAEDAELAAQYFGVTEEGTFEHGASVLQLPQQEGVFDAARIASVRERLLAARDGRAAPGRDDKVVAAWNGLAIAALAETGAYFERPDLVEAAVAAADLLVRLHLDEQVRLTRTSKDGRAGANAGVLEDYADVAEGFLALASVTGEGVWLDFAGFLLDHVLTRFTDATGSLYDTASDAEHLIRRPQDPTDNATPSGWSAAANALLSYAAHTGSEPHRTAAEHALGVVKALGPRVPRFVGWGLAAAEALLDGPREVAVVGPDAADTAARGLHRTALLGTAPGAVVAFGAEGSDEFPLLADRPLVGGAAAAYVCRNFTCDAPTTDPERLRAALNG
- a CDS encoding glycosyltransferase family 2 protein yields the protein MSHESTVPGALGRPAVRPSEPPAVPPEPAAVTIVVPTFNESGNIRQLLRRTAESVPARLPCEVVFVDDSTDDTPDVIRAAAPDCPFPVTVLHRDEPVGGLGGAVVEGMRAAGADWIVVMDGDCQHPPSLVPELVATGERTKAGLVVASRYTQGGSRAGLAGGYRVAVSRAATWLTKALFPRRLRGISDPMSGFFAIRRAEVTADALKPLGYKILLELAVRDRPGTVAEVPFVFEERFAGESKSTAREGLRFLRHLVGLRTAAPLARMIVFGLIGLSGFVPNLAALWALTSAGLHYLPAEIVANQFGVAWNFLLLERLLFHDRRRHRHWADRTLRFALIANADLVLRIPLIALMVGRFGLAVLPATALALVVTFVLRFAGTEALVYLPRGRRGDRRPR
- a CDS encoding Mut7-C RNAse domain-containing protein, whose amino-acid sequence is MNGSEIHVEFPPELHLFVPRARPTGVARATADGVSTLGHVVESLGVPLTEVGALLVDGREVPPGHVPAGGESVRVRAVAHPQEVPGAPLRFLLDVHLGTLARRLRLLGVDTAYQSADLGDPALASLSAAERRVMLSRDRGLLRRRELWAGAYVYSTRPEEQLREVLARFRPELRPWTRCTACNGPLAPATKAEVADQLKGGTERSYDVFARCGDCGRAYWKGAHHDQLEAIVARALTEAGRGGA
- the trhA gene encoding PAQR family membrane homeostasis protein TrhA, whose product is MTASVPDEPRDTPADGRGPVAISLPHPVKPKLRGWLHLAMFPAVLIAGIVLTALAETTQARVACGIYVLTACLLFGVSALYHRGDWSPRMDGVLRRLDHANIFLIIAGTYTPLTMLLLPGTKGEWLLWGIWAAAAAGILFRVFWVGAPRWLYTPCYLAMGWAAVFYLPEFMRAGGIAVLVLVITGGLLYSAGGVIYGLKRPNPSPRWFGFHEVFHSFTLAAFIAHYVGISLVAY
- a CDS encoding EthD domain-containing protein translates to MLKLIFMINRVQGMSYERFVEHHRNRHAPLFTSIPEAERYVRKYTVSHPVPAGNYPPRAYDGLTEIWFENWEDHDAFFASENYRTLVNPDEARFIDRESVAVMVTEEKKVI